The Nicotiana tomentosiformis chromosome 2, ASM39032v3, whole genome shotgun sequence genome includes the window TGAACCGTAATTCTTCAACCACTTCCTAGTTCTCTGTTTAAGTAATCAACAAACATCCTTTTTGCACTATCAGCATCTGAAGGAGGGGGTGGCCCGCTCAAGCTTGTCTGTCCAGCAAGCTTGATGAAAGTTCTTCGTAGCCTACGCAGCTCTGGCAAGCTAACAGATCTTGAGATATCTACAGTAGGTAATCCTGGACCAAGAGATACACCATTGAGAGGACCCCCAAGAGCATGGGACTGAGCTTCCACAATAGCATTTGTAACTTCTTGCGTCGCCCTGTCCATCTCATATAAAGAATTTGCCTCAGAACCACGTGCACTTTGTGTTGCAATGGTTGGCTGTAGAATTTTAACATCCCTTGTCTTAGAGTCCACTTTTTTTGTTAGATAGCTAACAGCATCAACTATAGCTGTAGACAATTTATCAATTCCATCTTTAGCTGGCCATAACTCAAATAATGGAGAATCCCATCTATTTTTGCTATCTGGTCTTTCAAATCTTCTTACAAGATCCTCAAATATATTATCATCATAAGATGGTTCTCCTCTCTCATGACGTTCTCCGTTCCATATTCTACAAGATTCCTCATCAACATCACAATGGAGGACACAATATCTAATCCCCGCTGCTCTAGCCAAACACCACAATTCATATCTATATCCCTTGATGCTATTCAGAGAATCCACTATAACTATACTGTCCTTTGACAAAGATCTATCAACGTCAGACCTTAATACGCCTCTTAAGTTCTTTTCCTCGGTCATGTTCACATAACTTTGGTTGCGACTAAGATGAAACGAAGTCTCATCAATAGTTCTCACTGACAGCTTTGATTCTGTTTCTTTAAGCGCTTCAGCTAAACAAGCTGCAGCTGTTGATTTCCCGCTACATGGTTGACCACAAATAACAACCAATGCCATCTACGCCAACAAAAAAGAGCAAGATATTTAACTTACCAAAGCAGCTTCACCATAAAACAACACTGGAAACTTTTATTTGCAAATTGCAACATTAAGGCAGAGAAATGATAACAAAATTTCGGGAAAGAACGTGTCTTGGGATAATTGACATCAACTCAAAATAATGAGAATGTGAATATTTATACAGAAAGTATGCCATAAAGATTATAAGCATAGGAAAGACATGTATGAATGGATCAGCAAATGATTTAATGAGCTTAGTATTAAAATTAATAGTCAGGAACACAATGCTATATAGTCTAGTGATAAGAGCGCAGCTTCTAATGTATGGGTAAGCTTCACAGGGTCGAACACTGCTGCAGACAAAAGctttggtatttaagtggagaagagtGGAATTATGGACCGAGTTTCCGATCCTGCTACAGATAATCTAAAACTCATAACAATAAAGATGGAAGTCTTCTCGCCCATCAAACCTCTACAATAATTATCAAGTTTGCCTTAATCTCAAATAAGTTGGAGTTGGCTGTATGAATTCTCAATATCTATACCGCACAACTCGGACACAATTCATTCCAAATAGCAAATAAATTAGGCTCTCTAGAACTCTAACATCATTGGACTAAGCTTTAATCGCGAATAACTGATCCATCGAACCActataaatcattaaaaaaaaaggaaaaggaaaatcaGAATATTTACCTTATGGGTGTTGTCCAAAAGCTTGTGACAGTGGAGAAGAAAAGTTGGTTATGAAGAGAAAGTAGAGAATGGGAGAGAGATAGAACTAGGGTTTATGGTGTTGcttgccgatgttccaacaatGTCTTTGGTAGGCCTTCGCCCTTCTAACGGGTATAGATTTAGGAAAACCCGACCCGAACTCCACAGTTTCAGTGTCGATGGGAGCTCAGGCAAGGTTCTTTTACTTTTTTGTATTTATTTATAAACAAGTTAGGTAGCCCCGTGTCACAAAGTCAAACATATCTCTTTGTAAATTTGATTGAGTTCATAAATAAAGTAACTATTATCTCTTTAAATTTAATTGAGTTCATGAACAAAGTAactattaaaaataatattttttatcagTGAATATATTTGGAAGTAATTATAATTCATAATTAGAGACTTTGGTCTCaaataaaatagataatattagcCCAAGAAAAGTGCCATATTACCTCTTCTATGATCAGAAATACTATAATACATTTAAAGTCATACCAGTAATAGCTCtattacttgaaaaattcattcaCCTCGTACCCTTTAAATCAAAAtagagtatatatatttttggtaactGGTAAAATATGTTTAAAATGGTCTATTCTTTGCAAtctacaaaacaaaaaaaaataactaTAATAAGCAGAAATaacaattaattttaaaaaataattagtgAGAGATTAGAATTTaaaagtgtcacgatccaaaattccattGAAGCCATGATGGCGTCTAACACCATTTTCGGGGCAAGTCAACAATAAATATGTGAAAATAAACCTCAACATGATAAGAAATAGTCCTAAAAATAGCGGAATAACATAAATAAATGAAGTCAAGATGACAATACAACTTAATTCACCCCAAAATATGGTGTTATTGAGGgcataagctctatagaatactaaatacaaagtctgaacaaaatacaatattgtccGAATGACCAAAATAGTAGTACAATAGATAAAAGAGGGAACTTCAAGGCTTGTGAACGAAACAACAGCGAAATCTCGAAATCACCTAGCAATTCGGATAAACAGCTCACTAGCCACCACCACTATtagcaacacctggatctgcacaggaagtgtagagtgtagtatgagtacaagcgatctcatgtactctataagtagCAAGCCAAACCTCGGAGAAAGCAGTGGCGAGGTTGGCAAAATTTGATGCCCATtttcaatagccaacaacaacaataataatagtaGAATAATGACATATAGGGAAAAGCAACTGAAAGCATAATAGGCTCAACTCTAACACAATAAGAGGAGAAATaagcatgcttttcaggtatatcAGTCAAGGCATCAACTTTTTTACAGAATTTATTTGGACAAGAATTTAACAAGATAAAACTGTGATTTCAAGTTCTAAACATCAAAGTAGAGACATCAAATACCaattagcatgagaaaaatacaactTTATGCCCGCATGTCAGATATACATGCCAAATCAACAAATATCACAATTTAATCATCAAATACACACAATATTAGCACATGCATAGTGTCTGGTACAAGTACCCATTAATCATACTCTTAGCACTCTCACTATGCCACACAAAATACCCTTGAATCATCACACGCACACACGCTCTCAATACTATACGGGTGCCTCGCATAAGCCTTTCACTAGGAACATATCAAGTGCCTACACTCATAGGTTATTACCtaactccggaggggcagatcctagCCCAAGTGCTGATCGGATTAAAGTCAACGATCAATCTCACTCAACCCAATATAGGTCCTGATGCAGCGTCCACTCACAATCTATATCAACACTCAACAAGCCAATGCCACTCAGCTCGATATGGGGTTTGGACGCAAATGTCACCTCACAATCAATATCAACACAGCTATATGGCCCAAAATCAGTCATCAATCTACTCAAATCTCCATATgccaatatttcacaaatcataATCAATATACCCCACGGAATATACCAACGTGGCACAACTTATCTCAAACCCGTGTACACACAAGGACACcaacaacatgtgagataacatataaaaAAAGTGCATAAAGACAAAGATATATGCGAATTTAATATCATGACTGAAAAATATGACTACAGCTAAGGCAAAATA containing:
- the LOC104105852 gene encoding protein KTI12 homolog, translating into MALVVICGQPCSGKSTAAACLAEALKETESKLSVRTIDETSFHLSRNQSYVNMTEEKNLRGVLRSDVDRSLSKDSIVIVDSLNSIKGYRYELWCLARAAGIRYCVLHCDVDEESCRIWNGERHERGEPSYDDNIFEDLVRRFERPDSKNRWDSPLFELWPAKDGIDKLSTAIVDAVSYLTKKVDSKTRDVKILQPTIATQSARGSEANSLYEMDRATQEVTNAIVEAQSHALGGPLNGVSLGPGLPTVDISRSVSLPELRRLRRTFIKLAGQTSLSGPPPPSDADSAKRMFVDYLNRELGSG